CCCAAGGGGTGGTGGAACGCAAAACGACCATCCCGATTCTTTCCAACTTCCTGTTCGAAGCCTCGGGCGACAAGCTCTCGATAACCGCGACCGACCTCGACCTCAGCCTGCGCACATCGTGCAGCGTGAAGGTGAAGAAGGAAGGCTCCTGCACCATTCCGGCGCGCAAGCTTTACGACTACGTGAAGCTCCTGCCCGATGGCGAGATCTCCCTGAAGCTGCTCGAGAATCACTGGGTCAACATCCGCTCCGGCCGCTCCAATACCAAGATGGTCGGCATGGCTCGCTCGAACTTCCCCAGCGTGCCGATGTTCCCCGCCGCAAACGTCGTGAAGATTCCGGCACAGGCGCTGCGCACGATGATCAGCAAGACGATTTTCGCGATCTCCAACGAGGAGTCGCGTTACACCTTGAACGGCGCGCTGCTGGTGCTGAAGCCTGAATCGCTGACAATGGTCGCGACCGATGGTCACCGGCTGGCGCACATTGAGAAGACCGGCGCCGCGATGGAGGTTTCTGGCGAGATGAAAACGCTGGTGCCTCGGAAGGCCATGGCGGAACTCGCTTCCCTGCTCTCTGGCAGCGACGTCGAGTTCGTGGAGTTCGCGAAGGACGAATCCACCCTGTTCTTCCGCATTGGTGGACGACTGTTGACCTCGCGGCAGCTCACCGGTCAATTCCCGAACTACGAGGCCGTGCTTCCGAAAGAGAACAACAAGTACGTCGCCATCGGAAGCAACGAACTTTCGGCGGCCATTCAGCGCGTTGCCCAGTTCGCCGACGAACGGTCGGGAGCGATCCGCGTCAAGCTGGAGAAGAACGAACTGCGCATCTCGTCTTCTTCCACTGATGCCGGCGAGTCGGAAGATGTCATCGAAA
This genomic interval from Terriglobia bacterium contains the following:
- the dnaN gene encoding DNA polymerase III subunit beta, whose protein sequence is MAAEAGTAQGTAMDITVSKFDLLKELTATQGVVERKTTIPILSNFLFEASGDKLSITATDLDLSLRTSCSVKVKKEGSCTIPARKLYDYVKLLPDGEISLKLLENHWVNIRSGRSNTKMVGMARSNFPSVPMFPAANVVKIPAQALRTMISKTIFAISNEESRYTLNGALLVLKPESLTMVATDGHRLAHIEKTGAAMEVSGEMKTLVPRKAMAELASLLSGSDVEFVEFAKDESTLFFRIGGRLLTSRQLTGQFPNYEAVLPKENNKYVAIGSNELSAAIQRVAQFADERSGAIRVKLEKNELRISSSSTDAGESEDVIETPYTADPMTIGFNSGYLLDFLKAADSDAVRLEFKDAQSAGQMRPEPTEGDFKYRYVVMPMRI